The Branchiostoma floridae strain S238N-H82 chromosome 8, Bfl_VNyyK, whole genome shotgun sequence genome has a segment encoding these proteins:
- the LOC118420956 gene encoding zinc finger protein 79-like, translating to MRTHTGEKPFRCEECSRQFSELSHLKRHIKSHTGEKPYRCEECGKQFRELGNLKRHMRTHTGEKPYKCEECSKEFSVLCNLKKHMQTHAGERPYKCEECGRQFSVLGNLNGHIRTHTGEKLYECDDCSKRFSELCNLKSHMRTHTGEKPYRCDECSKQFSQLCNLKRHMKTHTSEKPFKSQSKDNRTAPEIPGGGNLALSETDRVTLQELVDYRLHPEAVKRQRKTMNTNRAEAFTTVSLKLFLSP from the exons atgcggactcacactggcgagaaaccatttaggtgtgaggagtgtagcaggcagtttagtgagctGAGTCATCTGAAAAGGCATATAAAGagtcacactggtgagaagccTTATAGGTGCGAAGAATGCGGAAAACAGTTTAGAGAGCTGGGTAATCTAAAGAggcatatgcggactcacactggtgagaaaccttacaaatgtgaggagtgcagtaaaGAGTTTAGTGTTCTGTGTAATCTGAAGAAGCACATGCAGACTCACGCTGGTGAgagaccttacaaatgtgaggagtgcggcagacAGTTCAGTGTGCTGGGTAACCTGAATGGCCACATacggactcataccggtgagaagctGTATGAGTGCGATGACTGCAGCAAACGGTTCAGTGAGCTGTGTAAtttgaagagtcacatgcggactcataccggAGAGAAGCCATATAGATgcgatgaatgcagcaaacagtttagtcagctgtgTAATCTAAAGAGGCATATGAAGACTCATACCAGTGAGAAACCTttcaagt CCCAGAGCAAAGACAACCGCACCGCCCCTGAGATTCCGGGCGGTGGAAACTTAGCACTGTCGGAGACGGACCGTGTGACACTACAAGAGTTGGTCGACTACCGTCTTCACCCAGAGGCTGTGAAACGGCAGAGGAAAACGATGAACACTAATAGGGCCGAGGCGTTCACAACCGTGTCCTTAAAGCTGTTCCTAAGTCCATGA